Proteins encoded by one window of Arabidopsis thaliana chromosome 2, partial sequence:
- a CDS encoding uracil-DNA glycosylase (LOCATED IN: chloroplast; EXPRESSED IN: cultured cell; BEST Arabidopsis thaliana protein match is: uracil dna glycosylase (TAIR:AT3G18630.1); Has 14 Blast hits to 14 proteins in 5 species: Archae - 0; Bacteria - 0; Metazoa - 0; Fungi - 0; Plants - 14; Viruses - 0; Other Eukaryotes - 0 (source: NCBI BLink).), with product MALSTPKTLMDFFQPAKRLKASPSSSSSFPAVSVAGRSRDLGSVANSPPRVTVTTAVADDSSGLTPEQVARAEFHKFVAKSKSNLAVCSVKVTKAKGLILIMDLVKLWVYPSMCLKEKSPSSLLNIFKELHKDVGDKLHMVYFRRNKKENVSHVTSLAVEDVTGITRTKG from the exons ATGGCTTTGTCGAcacctaaaaccctaatggATTTTTTTCAACCTGCCAAACGTCTCAAAGCTtccccttcttcttcctcctctttccCCGCCGTCTCCGTCGCCGGACGATCCCGTGATTTGGGTTCTGTAGCAAACTCGCCGCCTCGTGTAACCGTTACCACTGCGGTCGCCGATGATTCGTCTGGCCTTACACCTGAACAGGTCGCTCGCGCCGAGTTCCACAAGTTTGTCGCCAAGTCCAAGAGTAACCTCGCCGTTTGCTCCGTGAAGGTCACAAAAgcaaaaggttt GATCCTTATCATGGACCTGGTCAAGCTATGGGTTTATCCTTCTATGTGCCTGAAGGAGAAAAGTCCTTCTAGTCTGTTGAACATATTCAAGGAGCTTCATAAAGATGTTGGTGATAAGCTGCACATGGTGTACttcagaagaaacaagaaggaAAATGTGTCACACGTGACGAGTTTGGCGGTTGAGGATGTGACAGGGATCACACGTACGAAGGGTTAA